CGATCAGGTCCGCCTTATTTTCCTTCGCGGCAAGCAGGGCCGCCTCCTTATCCGATGCCATTTCCGAAAGTGTGAAGACCGAAACCCCCATCGCCTGACGATTCGGGGCGGCATCAGCATGCAGCGAGATGAAAATATCAGCCCTTTCTTCCCGCGCCAGACTAATGCGCTTACGCAGCCGATGATACCGGTCATCATGACGTGAAAGTACCGCCTTGATCCTGCCCGTGGCATTCAGCTGCTGCGCCAGTTCATGCGCGGCCTTGAGCGTGATCGTCTTTTCCTTGATACCGGATGGGCTGATCGCGCCCGGATCCTTGCCGCCATGGCCGGCATCAATGAACACAACCCATTTGCGCGGTTGGGCGGCCCTGTCTGCGGCAGGCTTATCTCGCAGAAAACCGGGTTTTGGCAAGGGCAGCAACAAACCTGAAGCACTCTTTCCCGATTGCGGCAAAGGCGGTTTGGGCAATGGTTTAAGGATGGCGGCCAGCTCGGACTGCGCGACGCCCGCATCTGTCCCAGACGGCTTGGGCACCGGCTTCAGGATGGCGGGCTGAACGGGTTCCTGCGCCCTCTGTTCAACCTCGAGCGGCTTGCCGCGCGCCGCAAGCAGGGCCCTGGCGGCGATGTGGAACGCCGTCTCGCCCTGGTCCCTTAAGTCGATCACCAGTCTTTGGCCGGTATCAAGTGGCGGCAGACGAAAAGCCCTGATTGGTATGGCCGGGGCATTAAGATCAATCACCAGCCGTGATCCCGCGGACTGATGGTCGCCATAGCGATACCCCTTGAGGGGCGCTGTCTGCAATGAGCCGGATTTATCCTGACCCTCCACCTGCCATGATGATGCGGGCAAATCGACAACTAAACGCCATGGCTTGGAGAGCAGAAAAAGCGATACCGGCACATTTTCCGATGTTTCAATCACCAGCCTGCTCGAATCTTCAAAAATGCCGGTACGCAGGCCGAGAATGCGGTTTTCTGCCAGTGCAGGCTGAACCCATGTCAGGATGGACACTGCCAGAAGAAGGACTGAGCTGATCAGTCTGTGCATGCGTTGACCTCCGCCGTCGTTGTTGAGTTGTACCGCAACACCAGCCTCATGTGAAGCCGCAGGATACCGCCTTTCCTGGTCAAATTTGCCGATTATGCCGATTATGATTGTAAGTAAGCATTTCTGCCCTTATATTGGGGTTGTCAGGTCATTTCCTGACCAAACAGATTTATCGCTGATGACCGTAATACGGCATCGCGACATGAGAGAGGGCGAAATCTCGCCCTATACCGAAAGACAAGGCCATGACAGCCAATGCCAGTGATCAGATAATCATCCGCCCCTCGAAGGAGGCGGCTTTTCTTTATGGCACGAAGATGCATCAAGCCTCGTTTCTGAACAATCCGGCAACAGGACACATACGCCCCAGGGGCGTTCTGTGCGCGGAAGAAAGTCACAACAATGTCAAAAAAACTACTTATCGATGCACGGCAAGACGACGAAACACGTGTCGTTCTGCTCAACAACAACAAGATCGAGGATTATAATCACGAGACCAGCCACCGTAAACAACTCAAAGGAAACATCTACCTTGCAAGAGTGACACGGGTTGAGCCGTCCTTGCAGGCGGCCTTTGTGGAGTATGGCGGCAACCGTCAGGGTTTCCTGGCGTTCAGTGAAATCCATCCCGACTACTATCGTATCCCCATTGAAGACCGCGAGAAATTGCTTGCCGAAGAGGAAGAGCGCGCTGCCCGTGAAAACGAAGACAGCGAGGACAATGGTGAGAATTCCAAAAAAGCCGCTGATACGGATGAAAAAGCCGCCGACACAGATGAAAAAGCCGCCGATACAGATGAATTAGTGGTGGACTCCGGCGAGGACAACGAGGACGAGCTGCGCTCTGAACGCCGCCGGAAGGCCCAGAGTTCCCGTCACTACAAAATTCAGGAAGTTATCTCAAACCGGCAGATCCTGCTCATTCAGGTGGTAAAGGAAGAACGCGGCGGCAAGGGCGCCGCACTGACAACCTACCTTTCGCTGGCCGGACGCTACTGCGTTTTGATGCCGAACACACATCACGGCGGCGGAGTCAGCCGCAAAATCAGCAATTCAGATGATCGCAAGAAACTGAAAAAGATCATCAACGGGCTTGAGATTCCCAAGGGCATGGGGGTGATCCTCCGCACCGCAGGCTCAAAGAGAACGAAGGCGGAAATCAATCGAGATTTCACCTATCTGTCACGTCAATGGGATGAAATCCGCGCACTGACCATGGAATCGAACGCGCCTGTTCTGATCCATGAGGAAGGCAATCTGGTTAAGCGCGCCATCAGGGATTATTACACATCCGATGTTGATGAAGTTCTGGTTGAAGGGGATGAAGCCTATAAATCAGCCCGAACCCATATGAAAAACCTGATGCCCAGCCATGTGAAGAAAGTTCGCGGCTACGACGACACATCGATGCCTCTCTTCCAGAAGCATCAGGTTGAAGCCATGCTTTCGGCCATGCATGACCCCCAGGTCACACTTAAATCC
The nucleotide sequence above comes from Parvularculales bacterium. Encoded proteins:
- a CDS encoding N-acetylmuramoyl-L-alanine amidase — its product is MHRLISSVLLLAVSILTWVQPALAENRILGLRTGIFEDSSRLVIETSENVPVSLFLLSKPWRLVVDLPASSWQVEGQDKSGSLQTAPLKGYRYGDHQSAGSRLVIDLNAPAIPIRAFRLPPLDTGQRLVIDLRDQGETAFHIAARALLAARGKPLEVEQRAQEPVQPAILKPVPKPSGTDAGVAQSELAAILKPLPKPPLPQSGKSASGLLLPLPKPGFLRDKPAADRAAQPRKWVVFIDAGHGGKDPGAISPSGIKEKTITLKAAHELAQQLNATGRIKAVLSRHDDRYHRLRKRISLAREERADIFISLHADAAPNRQAMGVSVFTLSEMASDKEAALLAAKENKADLIGGPDLGTTDEAVTTVLLGMFQRESMNQSSVLAAEMNKAFEGLPTPRRGHRFAGFAVLKSPDVPSVLIEMGFLTNRKDERNLQSQKYMNDLMKRITRAVLTYFENTDISAPQNLP